The genomic interval ACGAAGCCATTCCCCTGAAATTGTAGAAATCCAGGAAGAATCTGTAAAACTTAATTCTGAAGAATCTCTGAAGCTAGAAAAAGGATCAGTTGTATGGATGGAAGACTCAGGGGCTCAGAAGGGTTTTGAGATTGTTGAAATAATAAGAGATAGTGATGTTCGAATCTATATCGTCACTCCTGTAGAAGAACCGGGGGAGAAATTTATGCTTTATGTTGGTTCAGTTACTTCTAATTTAGAATCTGCTTGGGAGGACATGGATCTGTGGTACCTGGTTCAAAGACAAACTAAGGTGTTGACTCTAATGAAACAAAGAGGTTTAGCCAGTCAGTATCTTTCTCAAATTGTTGCATCTGGAAGAATGATTCACTCTGGCCAGTGTAACAAATCAGCTTTAGGTGGAATTTGCAGTCACCCTTGGTGTGGTACCCCAATCCTTGTGATCTCTCCTGTTGGCGAGACTGTTTCTAATTTGACAAGAAATGGCTTATTTGGACCTGAAAAAGCTCTCAGATGTTGTCATGATTGCTTATCTGCTTTGGCAATTGCATCGTCAGCCGGAATAAAACATGGTGACATCCGTCCAGAGAATGTGATCCTTGTGAACAATGGCAGGAGGCATCCATTCTTTTGCCTGATTGGTTGGGGTCATGCTGTTCTTGAAGATAGGGATCGTCCATCGctgaatcttttcttttcctccacATACGCTCTACAAGAAGGAAAGCTGTATGCTTCATCTGATGCAGAAAGTCTCATCTACTTGCTATACTACTCATGTGGTGGAGAATTTCCAGAGCTGGATTCGGTTGAATCTGCACTCTACTGGAGAGAACAATCTTTGTCAAAAAGGGTCATACAACAGAAGCTTGGGGATATCTCAGCCGTCCTGAAAGCTTTTGCTGATTATGTCGATACACTATGTAGAACTCCTTATACCCTCAATCACGACATATGGTTGAGGAGGTTGCTAAGAAGCATTGACGAAGATCATGGTAAAGAAATCAGCACGTCAAACTAAATTTTCAAGGCAACCAATTGGTAGGTGACCCATCTCTCTCACGGTAGTGGCGACATGTACTGTCCAAGTGTTACTCGTGGCTAGCTTCTTTATCGAGCCAATAGGTATTTTCCACCAAAACAAAGCTCTGCCTTGTCGTCATTTTTTGCACACGATTTAGTTAGTTTGATTTGCTTCACATATTTGCTCGAATTGTTGTGTTCC from Zingiber officinale cultivar Zhangliang chromosome 6B, Zo_v1.1, whole genome shotgun sequence carries:
- the LOC121992321 gene encoding uncharacterized protein LOC121992321 isoform X2 yields the protein MSDESEFRKPTFDVPFKLGELQNFDYALEGVSFQQLIRMPSTVYASTSDVVEATVHLAVEDFLHASVKGLWEIFWSHDEPVPFSVACIHSTSSKFYPAEKAIARGKLEGICATAILQQSSRDYHGKWDQIVELALLRPDVGILVQNDQWPSSSILGEALFFALRVLLARSLSKSSTVSHNANCVFLLLVDSQYGGVVKVKGDVSRLDFDGSDVYESATKWIEKHAKVSVSTVDRIWNKLGNANWGDIGTLQVLLATFHCMIQFCGMPKHLLEDLATEHSSRLQNRRSERQLVDVHANGTGLFHFQKRSHSPEIVEIQEESVKLNSEESLKLEKGSVVWMEDSGAQKGFEIVEIIRDSDVRIYIVTPVEEPGEKFMLYVGSVTSNLESAWEDMDLWYLVQRQTKVLTLMKQRGLASQYLSQIVASGRMIHSGQCNKSALGGICSHPWCGTPILVISPVGETVSNLTRNGLFGPEKALRCCHDCLSALAIASSAGIKHGDIRPENVILVNNGRRHPFFCLIGWGHAVLEDRDRPSLNLFFSSTYALQEGKLYASSDAESLIYLLYYSCGGEFPELDSVESALYWREQSLSKRVIQQKLGDISAVLKAFADYVDTLCRTPYTLNHDIWLRRLLRSIDEDHGKEISTSN